A single genomic interval of Chloroflexota bacterium harbors:
- a CDS encoding alpha-hydroxy acid oxidase, which yields MDRPEDWITIPEIVQAAKERLPINAWDYSFGGAETETTLRRNRTAFDYVALRPRVLRDVRSRTTSTTFLGNPLSLPVMLAPIGGPQNYDPDGALACARAADQVGTMAFIGTLSSPSMEEVRAGSNGPLVFQIYIRGDRAWLAALVRRVETAGYSALCLTVDSAAYGRRERDLHKRYFRGDGGTQPNLAGLPGSEGGGSRDYQAGLTWDDVDWLRSATPLPIILKGILSPEDAELAVQHGVQVVYVSNHGGRQLDHAPATLDVLPEIVRAVDGRAEVLVDSGFMRGTDVVKALALGARAVLIGKLMAWALGAGGTAGVARALEILRTEMLLAMANIGVTSIAEIGPACVRASYPPREAPWPVNIDPPRQPWLP from the coding sequence ATGGATCGACCCGAAGACTGGATTACCATCCCCGAGATCGTTCAAGCGGCGAAGGAGCGCCTCCCCATCAACGCCTGGGACTATTCCTTCGGGGGCGCGGAGACGGAAACCACCTTGCGACGGAATCGAACCGCGTTCGACTACGTCGCATTGCGCCCCCGCGTCCTACGCGACGTCCGCTCGCGTACGACGTCCACAACCTTCCTGGGCAACCCGCTCTCGCTTCCGGTCATGCTGGCGCCGATCGGCGGTCCGCAGAACTATGACCCAGACGGCGCCTTGGCGTGCGCGAGAGCAGCGGACCAGGTTGGGACCATGGCCTTCATCGGCACGCTCTCGTCGCCCAGCATGGAGGAGGTCCGAGCCGGATCAAATGGCCCGCTCGTGTTCCAGATCTACATTCGCGGCGACCGTGCATGGCTGGCCGCGCTCGTTCGCCGCGTCGAGACCGCTGGCTATTCCGCGCTGTGCCTGACCGTCGACTCGGCGGCCTACGGGCGGCGCGAGCGCGACCTGCACAAGCGGTACTTCCGAGGCGACGGCGGCACCCAGCCGAATCTCGCAGGCTTGCCCGGGAGCGAAGGCGGCGGCTCACGCGACTACCAGGCGGGTCTAACCTGGGACGATGTCGATTGGCTTCGCTCCGCCACCCCGCTTCCGATTATCCTGAAGGGAATCCTGAGCCCCGAGGACGCCGAGCTGGCCGTGCAGCATGGTGTACAGGTCGTGTACGTCTCAAATCACGGCGGCCGGCAGCTCGACCACGCGCCGGCCACGCTCGACGTCCTGCCGGAAATCGTGCGCGCGGTTGACGGGCGAGCGGAAGTGCTCGTCGACAGCGGGTTCATGCGTGGCACCGACGTCGTGAAGGCGCTCGCCCTGGGCGCGCGAGCCGTGCTCATTGGAAAGCTCATGGCGTGGGCGCTCGGAGCGGGGGGAACCGCGGGGGTCGCCCGCGCCCTCGAAATCCTGAGGACGGAGATGCTGCTCGCCATGGCCAACATCGGCGTCACGTCCATTGCGGAGATCGGGCCGGCGTGCGTTCGCGCGTCGTATCCGCCGCGTGAGGCGCCGTGGCCGGTGAACATCGATCCCCCTCGGCAGCCGTGGCTACCTTGA
- a CDS encoding response regulator transcription factor yields the protein MSAHSHPKILIVDDEPAIRRAVRTNLVGHGYAVEEAENGRAAVEMLLSSNVDLILLDLGLPDAEGLEVIREIRTYAQTPIVVLSVRDAERDKVAALDGGADDYLTKPFGANELLARIRVALRHAGRGPDSLGVVLTAGDLSLDVDKRRVTRAGREIHMTPTEYELLNVFMSHPGKVLTDRMLLRAVWGPSYGAEAHYLHVYVARLRKKIERDGQQARYVKTEPGVGYRFMADEP from the coding sequence GTGAGTGCGCATTCCCACCCCAAAATCCTGATTGTGGACGACGAGCCGGCGATCCGCAGAGCCGTCAGGACGAATCTTGTCGGGCATGGGTACGCGGTCGAGGAAGCGGAGAACGGCCGCGCGGCAGTGGAAATGCTTCTGTCGAGCAATGTCGACCTAATACTGCTGGATCTCGGTCTGCCGGACGCGGAAGGGCTGGAGGTCATTCGGGAGATTCGCACCTACGCGCAAACGCCAATCGTCGTCCTATCCGTCCGCGACGCGGAGCGCGACAAGGTCGCGGCCCTCGATGGCGGCGCAGATGACTATTTGACCAAACCGTTCGGCGCCAACGAGCTCTTGGCTCGCATCCGCGTGGCGCTTCGCCATGCCGGCCGTGGACCGGACAGTCTCGGCGTCGTACTCACCGCCGGCGATCTCAGCTTGGACGTGGACAAGCGCAGGGTCACCCGGGCCGGACGGGAGATCCACATGACGCCCACGGAGTACGAGCTGCTGAACGTGTTCATGAGCCATCCGGGTAAGGTCCTCACCGACCGGATGCTGCTTCGCGCTGTATGGGGGCCGTCGTATGGTGCGGAAGCCCACTACCTGCACGTCTACGTGGCCCGCCTTCGGAAAAAGATTGAACGGGATGGGCAGCAGGCGCGCTATGTGAAGACGGAGCCCGGCGTCGGCTACCGGTTTATGGCAGACGAGCCCTGA
- a CDS encoding APC family permease, with the protein MIIGQRIPNERELHERIGVVKGLAVFASDNISSSAYASEEIMRVLLLAGAGALSLTLPITIAIVIVLAIVVASYQQTIHAYPNGGGSYIVANDNLGAPAGLTAAAALLTDYVLTVSVSIAAGVAALTSIFPAMYEPKVWIGVGFVVLLTMGNLRGIRESASIFAAPTYLYLVSIFGLLAYGLYLTTTGALPTYHAPLEWQEAAGTQGLGIVLLLRAFASGSVALTGTEAVSNGVPAFAPPESARARMVLILMGSFFGIIFLGISFLAGQLGILPDPTEAETVVSQLARTLVGEGTPFHYLIQISTALLLVLAANTAFADFPRLASILAKDGYLPRAFQFRGERLAFNVGIALLALLAAALIVGFGGSVTNLIPLYTVGVFVAFTLSQTGMVRHWWRLKSVERTWGWRALFNGIGALATGVVAIVVGAVKFSLGAWMVLVLIPILISVMWAIRRHYGHVEAALAIDWPETLPPPPPAPDVVVPIRALDRATIEALSYARSISPNVTAVHVSDDRGQAALLRQRWDQMKSEVPLVIIESPFRSLIPPLVAYIAEQDDQEPGRPITVVLPEFVPRHLWEQLLHGQTALRLKLRLFARPHTVVVDVPYHLHRVS; encoded by the coding sequence GTGATCATCGGGCAGCGGATCCCGAACGAGCGCGAGCTTCACGAGCGCATTGGCGTGGTCAAGGGCCTGGCCGTTTTCGCCTCGGACAACATCTCGTCGTCCGCCTACGCGTCGGAGGAGATTATGCGCGTGCTCCTCCTTGCGGGGGCGGGCGCGCTCAGCCTCACATTGCCGATCACGATTGCCATTGTGATCGTCCTTGCCATTGTCGTGGCGAGCTATCAGCAAACGATCCATGCATATCCAAATGGCGGCGGCTCCTACATCGTGGCCAATGACAACCTCGGCGCGCCGGCGGGCCTCACCGCCGCGGCGGCTCTCCTCACGGACTACGTCCTGACCGTATCGGTCTCGATTGCTGCGGGGGTCGCGGCTCTCACCTCTATCTTTCCCGCCATGTACGAACCGAAGGTATGGATCGGGGTGGGCTTCGTAGTCCTGCTCACCATGGGAAACCTCCGCGGGATCCGAGAGAGCGCATCGATCTTCGCAGCACCAACGTACCTGTATCTCGTGTCGATTTTTGGGCTTCTGGCATATGGGCTCTATCTCACTACTACGGGCGCCCTCCCGACCTATCACGCGCCTCTTGAGTGGCAGGAGGCCGCGGGGACCCAGGGGCTCGGAATCGTGCTCCTGCTGCGCGCGTTTGCTTCGGGTTCGGTAGCCCTCACCGGCACGGAAGCGGTTTCGAATGGCGTTCCAGCATTTGCTCCGCCAGAGTCGGCGAGGGCGCGGATGGTGTTGATCCTCATGGGAAGCTTCTTCGGGATCATCTTCTTGGGGATCAGCTTCCTGGCCGGACAACTCGGAATTCTTCCCGATCCGACAGAAGCCGAGACCGTCGTCAGTCAGCTCGCCCGAACCCTCGTCGGCGAGGGGACGCCGTTTCACTATTTGATCCAAATTTCGACGGCGTTGCTACTCGTTCTCGCTGCTAACACGGCATTCGCCGATTTTCCTCGGCTGGCCAGCATTCTGGCCAAGGACGGGTACTTGCCGCGCGCGTTCCAATTTCGTGGCGAGCGTCTCGCGTTCAACGTGGGGATCGCACTGCTCGCCCTGCTTGCCGCCGCGCTCATCGTCGGGTTTGGCGGAAGCGTCACGAATCTCATTCCGCTCTATACGGTGGGCGTCTTTGTCGCGTTCACGCTGAGCCAGACGGGCATGGTTCGGCACTGGTGGCGACTGAAGTCGGTCGAACGGACATGGGGCTGGCGCGCACTTTTCAACGGGATCGGGGCGCTTGCGACGGGGGTCGTGGCGATCGTTGTCGGAGCGGTCAAGTTCTCCCTCGGCGCCTGGATGGTGCTGGTGCTCATCCCGATCCTCATCTCGGTAATGTGGGCAATTCGTCGCCACTATGGACATGTGGAGGCGGCCCTCGCGATCGATTGGCCTGAGACGCTGCCGCCCCCGCCGCCCGCGCCCGACGTCGTAGTGCCGATCCGCGCCCTCGATCGAGCGACGATCGAGGCGCTTTCCTACGCACGGTCGATCTCGCCGAACGTCACCGCTGTCCACGTATCTGATGACCGCGGCCAGGCGGCGTTGCTGCGGCAGCGATGGGATCAGATGAAGAGCGAAGTTCCCCTGGTAATCATCGAGTCACCGTTTCGCTCGCTGATTCCGCCCCTCGTCGCGTACATCGCAGAGCAAGATGACCAGGAGCCCGGCAGGCCGATCACCGTCGTGCTGCCAGAATTCGTCCCTCGCCACCTCTGGGAGCAGTTGCTCCACGGTCAGACGGCGTTGCGCTTGAAGCTCCGCCTCTTTGCGCGTCCGCACACCGTTGTGGTCGATGTGCCCTACCACCTCCACAGAGTAAGCTAA
- a CDS encoding ATP-binding protein, which produces MRRLAGYVSALVAVGIVTGAIGLASTQVHLANASMLYLIAVSALGIFFGKGPAVVASMAAFLAFDFFFIQPIHTLTVTDPEEWIALLVLLFTAVATGQLAAAQRQRAREAEAREREAIVLYDVGRTLSESDLDQALPAVSRRLRRELNLDAVAIEVHGASGGRIERAEVGAPYAVEATRHVATQPAMVLGTNPEERGTALGVPGHWFRAVPSSTPRSERRHPRRLHVVPIHSRDRQIGRLILVRVPGATTFARSEDRMLLAVTNQIGQAVERSALRREAMEADVLQRADSLKTALLNAVSHDLRTPLASIIASASSLRQHDVTWSEDERDAFAEAIEQEATRLNRIVGSLLDLSRIQGGSLHPQRDWYDLGSLIDDVVGRLGPGLGRCTVTTDVPSDLPPVFVDSTEIDQVLSNLLENATKHTPCGTEVRVAARTHDDEIEVEVTDAGPGIPPDALGQLFDPFYTLSATGGQPRGIGLGLAIAKGLVEAHAGRIWAENRTEGGARFVFTLPARTATSVQGEP; this is translated from the coding sequence ATGCGTCGGCTCGCGGGCTACGTGTCCGCACTGGTCGCCGTCGGCATTGTCACCGGCGCAATCGGGCTAGCAAGCACACAGGTCCATCTCGCGAACGCGTCGATGCTCTACCTCATAGCGGTGAGCGCGCTCGGCATCTTCTTCGGCAAGGGGCCGGCGGTGGTCGCTTCGATGGCCGCGTTTCTGGCCTTTGATTTCTTCTTCATCCAGCCGATCCACACGCTGACGGTCACAGATCCCGAAGAGTGGATCGCCCTCCTCGTGCTCCTGTTCACGGCCGTTGCGACGGGTCAGTTGGCAGCCGCTCAGCGCCAGCGGGCGCGAGAGGCGGAAGCCCGTGAGCGCGAGGCTATCGTGCTCTACGACGTCGGTCGCACGCTGTCAGAATCCGACTTGGACCAGGCGTTGCCAGCCGTCTCGAGGCGGCTGCGGCGGGAATTGAACCTCGACGCCGTGGCGATCGAAGTCCACGGCGCATCCGGGGGCCGCATTGAGCGAGCGGAGGTAGGCGCCCCGTACGCTGTCGAGGCAACTCGACACGTGGCCACGCAGCCGGCGATGGTGTTGGGCACGAACCCAGAGGAACGAGGGACGGCCCTGGGGGTCCCGGGCCACTGGTTTCGGGCTGTTCCATCCTCAACACCCCGCAGCGAGCGCAGACACCCGCGGCGGCTTCATGTTGTTCCAATCCACAGTCGTGATCGCCAAATTGGGCGCCTGATTCTGGTCCGGGTCCCCGGGGCAACGACGTTTGCCAGATCGGAAGACCGTATGCTCCTCGCGGTGACGAATCAAATCGGACAAGCTGTCGAACGCTCGGCGCTCCGCCGCGAAGCGATGGAGGCCGACGTTCTGCAGCGGGCGGATTCCCTCAAAACGGCGCTGCTGAACGCCGTTTCGCACGACCTCCGGACGCCGCTCGCTTCGATCATCGCGTCCGCCAGCAGCCTGCGTCAGCACGACGTCACGTGGTCGGAGGACGAACGAGACGCCTTCGCGGAGGCGATCGAGCAAGAGGCTACGAGGTTGAATCGGATCGTTGGGAGCCTACTCGATCTCTCGCGGATCCAGGGCGGAAGCCTTCACCCGCAGCGAGACTGGTACGACCTCGGATCTCTCATCGACGATGTGGTTGGGCGCCTCGGCCCCGGACTCGGCCGATGCACGGTCACGACGGATGTGCCGTCCGATCTGCCTCCCGTATTCGTCGACTCCACCGAGATCGATCAGGTGCTCTCGAATCTCCTCGAAAATGCCACCAAGCACACGCCGTGCGGCACCGAGGTGCGCGTCGCCGCGCGCACGCACGACGATGAGATCGAAGTTGAGGTGACGGACGCCGGTCCAGGCATTCCGCCGGACGCATTGGGGCAACTCTTCGACCCCTTCTACACGCTCAGTGCGACGGGCGGTCAGCCCAGGGGCATCGGGCTGGGGCTTGCCATCGCGAAGGGCCTGGTCGAAGCTCACGCGGGGAGGATATGGGCGGAGAATCGCACCGAAGGCGGCGCCCGTTTCGTCTTCACCCTACCTGCCCGGACCGCGACGAGCGTACAAGGCGAACCGTGA
- a CDS encoding EAL domain-containing protein, translating to MEPHKDGWQGDGSPSESTLRALAEQTASGLLVVSDDGTIRYAGSSTEVLLGHPPRDMASTNVFALVHAEDVERLRLAIAAVGPREGDTSYEEFRVAAPTGGWRWVGASIRNCTADPQIGGLLLHLHDVTRRKQLDENAVLQQVMYDRLTGLPSRPLLQDLLERACLVAAREREPLAVLLINIDRFKDVNVALGHTLGDAVLAMVAQRLRATLRVSDTFARLIGDEFVALLRDSDEVSALNVAERVAAAFEEPFLIDRNRIALSASMGIALYPMHGKDGEELLRHADVAVQNAREMHLPCAVYRSEDDGRTVRRLAMRAELREAIEQNRLVQYYQPKRTLRTGRIEEVEALARWAHPSQGFVPPSEFIHLAERWNAIKPLTIWALRTAINEAETWSAAGLPLTVSVNLSTRDLHGQDLVPAVSELLGGAGLDPHALILEVTESTLMVDPDNARYVLGQLQALGVGISVDDFGTGYSSLSYLSRLPLDELKIDSSFVAGMRRTDRERLVVATTIDLGHRLGLTVTAEGVEDEATAGTLAEMGCDKVQGYYVSRPVPSEELMRWLRETATS from the coding sequence GCAGACCGCGTCGGGGCTGCTCGTGGTTTCGGACGACGGCACGATCCGCTACGCCGGAAGCTCCACTGAGGTGCTTCTGGGTCATCCACCGCGCGACATGGCGTCCACGAATGTTTTCGCGCTCGTGCACGCAGAAGACGTGGAGCGGCTCCGGTTGGCGATCGCCGCTGTCGGGCCGCGCGAAGGGGACACCAGCTACGAGGAATTTCGGGTGGCTGCGCCTACCGGGGGTTGGCGCTGGGTGGGCGCGTCCATACGCAACTGTACAGCCGACCCGCAGATAGGCGGCCTGCTGCTTCATCTGCACGACGTCACCAGGCGAAAGCAGCTCGACGAGAACGCGGTCCTGCAGCAGGTGATGTACGACCGGCTGACGGGCTTGCCGAGCCGCCCGCTGCTCCAAGACCTGCTCGAGCGCGCGTGTCTCGTGGCGGCTCGCGAGCGCGAGCCGCTGGCGGTGCTCCTGATCAACATCGATCGATTCAAGGACGTGAACGTGGCGCTCGGACACACGCTGGGCGACGCGGTGCTGGCGATGGTGGCGCAGCGCCTACGGGCAACCCTTCGCGTTTCCGACACGTTTGCGCGGCTGATCGGCGACGAGTTCGTTGCGCTCTTGCGGGACAGCGACGAGGTCAGCGCGCTGAACGTAGCGGAGCGCGTCGCGGCAGCATTCGAGGAGCCGTTTCTCATTGACCGCAACCGGATCGCCCTGAGTGCCAGCATGGGAATCGCTCTGTACCCAATGCACGGGAAAGATGGCGAGGAGCTCCTTCGGCACGCGGACGTCGCCGTCCAAAACGCGCGCGAAATGCACCTTCCCTGCGCGGTGTATCGCTCAGAAGACGACGGCCGCACCGTGCGCAGACTAGCCATGCGCGCCGAGCTTCGCGAGGCGATCGAGCAGAACCGCCTCGTTCAGTACTACCAGCCGAAGCGCACACTGCGCACGGGACGTATCGAAGAGGTCGAGGCTCTCGCGCGATGGGCGCACCCTTCACAGGGCTTCGTTCCGCCATCTGAGTTCATCCATCTCGCCGAACGCTGGAATGCGATTAAACCGTTGACGATTTGGGCGCTCCGGACCGCCATCAATGAGGCCGAAACGTGGAGCGCCGCGGGCTTGCCCCTTACCGTGAGCGTGAACTTGTCGACGCGAGACCTGCACGGGCAAGACCTGGTGCCCGCGGTGAGCGAGCTACTGGGCGGGGCTGGGTTGGATCCCCACGCCCTCATCCTGGAAGTAACCGAGAGCACGCTCATGGTGGATCCCGACAATGCGCGGTACGTCCTGGGGCAGCTCCAGGCGCTCGGTGTCGGGATCTCGGTGGATGATTTTGGAACGGGCTACTCCTCGCTTTCGTACCTGTCACGCTTGCCCTTGGACGAGCTGAAGATCGACTCTTCCTTCGTCGCCGGAATGAGGAGGACGGATCGAGAGCGGCTTGTGGTGGCGACGACCATTGATCTGGGCCATCGACTGGGGCTGACCGTGACCGCGGAAGGGGTCGAGGACGAGGCCACAGCCGGAACGCTGGCGGAGATGGGTTGCGATAAGGTCCAAGGGTACTACGTGTCTCGGCCGGTTCCCTCCGAGGAGCTGATGCGCTGGCTCCGCGAGACAGCTACGTCTTGA